Proteins found in one Choloepus didactylus isolate mChoDid1 chromosome 3, mChoDid1.pri, whole genome shotgun sequence genomic segment:
- the HMGB2 gene encoding high mobility group protein B2, translated as MGKGDPNKPRGKMSSYAFFVQTCREEHKKKHPDSSVNFAEFSKKCSERWKTMSAKEKSKFEDMAKSDKARYDREMKNYVPPKGDKKGKKKDPNAPKRPPSAFFLFCSEHRPKIKSEHPGLSIGDTAKKLGEMWSEQSAKDKQPYEQKAAKLKEKYEKDIAAYRAKGKSEAGKKGPGRPTGSKKKNEPEDEEAEEDEEEDEDEEEEDEDEE; from the exons ATGGGTAAAGGAGACCCCAACAAGCCGAGAGGCAAAATGTCCTCGTACGCCTTCTTCGTGCAGACCTGCCGGGAAGAGCACAAGAAGAAGCACCCAGACTCTTCCGTCAACTTCGCCGAATTCTCCAAGAAATGTTCTGAGAGATGGAAG ACAATGTCTGCAAAGGAAAAGTCCAAGTTTGAAGATATGGCCAAAAGTGACAAAGCTCGTTACGACAGGGAGATGAAAAATTATGTTCCTCCCAAAGgtgataaaaaaggaaagaaaaaagatcccAATGCCCCTAAAAGGCCACC ATCTGCTTTCTTCCTGTTTTGTTCTGAACACCGTCCAAAGATCAAAAGTGAACACCCAGGCCTGTCTATTGGGGATACTGCAAAAAAATTGGGTGAAATGTGGTCTGAACAGTCAGCCAAAGATAAACAACCATATGAACAGAAAGCAGCTAAGCTAAAGGAGAAATACGAGAAG GATATTGCTGCATACCGTGCCAAGGGCAAAAGTGAAGCCGGAAAGAAGGGCCCTGGCAGGCCAACAGGCTCGAAGAAGAAGAATGAGCCAGaagatgaagaggcagaggaggatgaggaagaagatgaagatgaggaggaagaggatgaagATGAAGAATAA